From a single Collibacillus ludicampi genomic region:
- the frr gene encoding ribosome recycling factor, with protein sequence MINDTLKNMEERMEKAIAALKRDFATVRAGRANPALLDKIQVEYYGTLMPINQMANVTVPEPRLLVITPWDKGALKEIEKAIQNSDLGLTPNNDGSVIRIVIPQLTEQRRQELVKLTKKMAEEGRVAIRNIRRDINEEIKKMEKSGDLSEDDSRRAQEKVQATTDKYIGEIDKLLAAKEQEIMEV encoded by the coding sequence ATGATCAATGATACATTGAAAAACATGGAAGAGCGTATGGAGAAAGCGATCGCTGCTCTGAAACGTGATTTTGCAACCGTTCGTGCCGGACGGGCAAACCCGGCATTGCTTGACAAGATTCAAGTCGAATATTATGGAACCCTTATGCCCATTAATCAAATGGCGAACGTAACCGTTCCGGAACCTCGGTTGTTGGTTATTACACCTTGGGATAAAGGAGCGCTGAAAGAGATCGAAAAAGCGATCCAGAACTCCGATCTTGGGCTGACCCCGAATAATGACGGAAGCGTGATTCGTATCGTCATTCCCCAATTGACAGAACAACGCCGTCAAGAATTGGTGAAATTAACAAAGAAGATGGCGGAGGAAGGACGGGTTGCTATCCGTAATATCCGTCGCGATATTAACGAGGAAATTAAGAAAATGGAAAAGTCCGGAGATCTTTCTGAAGACGACAGCCGTCGAGCGCAAGAAAAAGTACAAGCGACGACCGATAAATATATCGGGGAAATCGATAAGCTGCTTGCAGCCAAAGAGCAAGAGATCATGGAAGTGTAA
- a CDS encoding isoprenyl transferase — MLERFKGLFSPTKEHVDEYGIQPDTVPYHVAIIMDGNGRWAKKRGLPRIAGHRAGMKTVKEVTIAADDIGVKVLTLYAFSTENWKRPLQEVDFLMRLPEEFLALELDELMEKNVQIRVIGDSSGLPAHTRKTVFDAVEKTKQNTGLILNIALNYGGRAEIIDAVRTIVQEVIDGKLSVEDVSAHTIEQHLLTSGLPDPDLLIRTSGEIRLSNFLLWQSAYTELWFTDVLWPDFRRHHFFTAIRDYQKRGRRFGGLN, encoded by the coding sequence ATGTTGGAACGATTTAAGGGATTGTTCTCTCCAACAAAGGAACATGTCGATGAGTACGGAATTCAGCCCGATACAGTTCCCTATCATGTTGCGATCATCATGGACGGAAACGGCCGATGGGCGAAGAAAAGAGGACTTCCGCGCATCGCCGGACACCGCGCGGGGATGAAGACCGTAAAGGAAGTAACGATCGCGGCCGATGATATCGGCGTAAAAGTGTTGACATTATACGCTTTCTCCACCGAGAACTGGAAACGACCTTTACAGGAAGTCGATTTTCTGATGAGACTCCCTGAAGAGTTTCTTGCTCTCGAATTAGATGAGTTGATGGAGAAAAACGTACAGATTCGGGTGATCGGGGATTCGTCAGGGTTGCCTGCTCATACACGAAAGACTGTTTTCGACGCGGTGGAAAAAACCAAACAGAATACAGGGTTGATACTCAATATTGCCCTCAATTATGGAGGAAGGGCAGAAATCATCGATGCGGTGCGCACGATCGTGCAAGAAGTGATCGATGGAAAACTGAGTGTCGAAGATGTCAGCGCTCATACGATTGAACAACATCTGCTGACCTCAGGATTGCCTGACCCAGACTTGTTGATTCGAACGAGCGGAGAAATCCGTTTAAGCAATTTTCTGTTATGGCAATCAGCCTATACGGAACTATGGTTTACCGATGTGTTGTGGCCCGATTTTAGAAGACATCATTTTTTCACAGCGATAAGGGACTACCAGAAAAGAGGTCGTCGCTTTGGCGGTCTTAACTAG
- a CDS encoding phosphatidate cytidylyltransferase: protein MLYQRVLTGIIGGAFFLLLVYVGGYGFLILFSVLALVAYSELIGMRSDPYFSVQSIIGYAFVLMLLLFGTETSTYLLLGLFLLLSVPVVTKNRLSYSDISYYGMGALYIGLSLHAAVLIRLHLEHGLYLFLFVLLCIWASDTMAYFVGGLFKGPKLWPAISPNKTFSGALGGLFGSSAVGYAFFLWQGLGHPLSHWMVLAIGISLVGQIGDFVESAIKRSLHVKDSGVLLPGHGGVLDRFDSLLFASPFAYHVFVCLGF from the coding sequence ATGCTGTATCAACGGGTCCTGACGGGTATCATTGGTGGAGCGTTTTTTCTTTTGCTCGTTTATGTTGGTGGCTATGGTTTCCTGATTTTATTTTCAGTGCTCGCGTTGGTTGCGTACAGTGAATTGATCGGAATGAGAAGCGATCCTTATTTTTCTGTGCAGAGTATCATCGGTTATGCATTCGTGCTGATGTTGTTGCTTTTCGGAACAGAGACCAGTACATACTTGTTGCTGGGGCTATTTCTTCTTCTCAGCGTTCCCGTTGTCACGAAGAATCGTTTGTCGTATTCGGATATTTCCTATTATGGGATGGGGGCGCTCTATATCGGTCTTTCCTTACATGCGGCCGTTCTCATTCGTCTTCATTTGGAGCATGGTTTGTACCTCTTTCTTTTCGTCTTGTTGTGTATTTGGGCGAGTGATACGATGGCTTATTTTGTCGGCGGTTTATTTAAAGGTCCGAAACTGTGGCCGGCGATTTCGCCAAACAAGACCTTTTCAGGCGCGCTCGGTGGCCTCTTTGGATCTTCGGCAGTCGGGTACGCTTTTTTCCTTTGGCAAGGGCTCGGGCATCCGCTGAGCCATTGGATGGTGTTGGCCATTGGCATTTCACTCGTGGGACAAATCGGAGACTTTGTGGAATCTGCGATCAAACGTTCGCTTCATGTTAAGGATTCAGGAGTTCTTTTGCCTGGACACGGCGGGGTGCTTGACCGTTTTGACAGCTTGCTATTTGCATCCCCGTTCGCGTATCATGTATTTGTATGTTTAGGATTTTAG
- a CDS encoding 1-deoxy-D-xylulose-5-phosphate reductoisomerase produces MSKAVAILGSTGSIGRQTVEVIRRHREQFSVCALAAGHNVDELANQIRMLKPSLVSVATERAAEELREQVGNSVEIVVGDQGLIDVATHPDADMVLTAVVGTRGLAPTIAAIQAGKTIALANKETLVAAGHVVTKLAAEKNVPILPVDSEHSAIFQCLQGERIPTVRRIILTASGGPFREHTLEEMEHVSVADALRHPNWSMGAKITLDSATLMNKGLEVIEAHWLFGLPYEQVDVMIHPQSIIHSLVEFVDSAQIAQLGMPDMKVPIQFALTYPERVAAEWPRLDLTKIAQLTFSQPDLHRFPCLRLAYEAGKTGGSMPAVLNAANEAAGSLFLNGTIGFLDIASLIARVMENHSVVADPDLETIVALDSWARAEVLRIAKQYSA; encoded by the coding sequence ATGTCGAAAGCGGTGGCCATACTCGGATCAACCGGTTCGATCGGGCGTCAAACGGTGGAGGTTATCAGAAGACACAGAGAACAGTTTTCTGTATGTGCTTTGGCTGCCGGTCATAATGTCGATGAATTGGCGAATCAGATTCGAATGCTAAAACCTTCATTAGTTTCAGTGGCGACAGAAAGGGCAGCGGAAGAGCTGCGTGAACAGGTGGGCAATAGTGTCGAGATCGTCGTCGGCGATCAAGGGCTCATCGATGTCGCAACGCATCCTGATGCTGACATGGTTTTAACGGCCGTTGTAGGCACGCGAGGACTTGCTCCTACGATTGCTGCCATTCAAGCAGGAAAAACGATCGCACTCGCGAACAAAGAAACGCTGGTTGCGGCTGGCCATGTAGTTACGAAGTTGGCCGCGGAAAAGAATGTTCCGATTCTGCCTGTCGATAGCGAACATTCTGCGATCTTTCAGTGTTTGCAAGGAGAACGTATACCTACCGTTCGTCGGATCATACTGACCGCATCCGGTGGCCCGTTTCGAGAGCATACACTTGAAGAAATGGAACATGTGAGTGTGGCTGATGCGTTGCGCCACCCCAATTGGTCGATGGGAGCGAAGATTACGCTGGATTCTGCCACTTTGATGAATAAAGGTTTGGAAGTGATCGAGGCACATTGGCTTTTTGGTTTACCTTATGAACAGGTCGATGTTATGATCCATCCACAAAGCATCATCCATTCCCTGGTTGAATTTGTTGACAGCGCACAGATCGCTCAACTCGGGATGCCGGATATGAAAGTGCCCATTCAATTTGCGTTAACGTATCCGGAAAGGGTCGCGGCTGAGTGGCCGCGATTAGATTTGACGAAAATCGCGCAACTGACATTCTCCCAGCCCGACCTGCATCGTTTTCCTTGTTTACGCCTTGCTTACGAGGCGGGCAAGACGGGCGGAAGCATGCCGGCCGTGCTCAACGCGGCGAACGAGGCGGCTGGATCCCTGTTTTTGAACGGTACAATCGGTTTCTTGGATATCGCAAGCTTGATCGCCCGAGTGATGGAGAACCACTCGGTGGTTGCAGATCCTGATTTGGAAACGATCGTTGCGCTCGATTCATGGGCGCGTGCAGAAGTTCTGCGGATTGCGAAGCAGTATTCCGCATAG
- a CDS encoding proline--tRNA ligase: protein MRQKKYFIPTLREVPSEAEIVSHQLLLRAGFIRQLAAGIYTYLPLGYRSLRKIEAIVREEMDKSGAQEIHCSFLQPIELWEQTGRAGAYGPELVRLHDRHEREFVLGPTHEEVFTTVVRNDIKSYRKLPLILYQIQTKFRDERRPRFGLMRGREFVMKDAYSFDLDWEGLDRSYRAMYDAYSRIFTRLGLNFRAVEADAGAIGGEGGTHEFMVLADVGEDTIASCTQCDYAANIEMASAGRKRKEYKEVSVAEREKFHTPDIKTIDQLSSTLGVEPSSFIKTLIYLADGKPVAVLVRGDHEVNEVKVKNVLGATEVSLADEATIRQVTGAPVGFAGPVGLSIPLLVDLEVAEMETAICGANEVDMHVRNVKPGRDFPLEQVADVRNVIVGDQCPHCDGHLEFHRGIEVGHIFKLGTKYSEALGATYLDQNGKEQVMIMGCYGIGVSRLLAAIVEQSHDDKGIIWPLAVAPFQVHIVPVNMNDQNQVQLAEQLYDRLVEAGVEVLLDDRDERPGVKFKDADLIGLPIRITIGKQAAEGLVEFKERKTEQVEVLSLEAVYERVLSLIKS, encoded by the coding sequence ATGCGTCAAAAAAAATATTTTATACCTACGCTAAGAGAGGTGCCTTCTGAGGCGGAAATCGTCAGCCACCAACTGCTTTTGCGCGCTGGTTTTATCCGTCAGTTGGCGGCCGGGATTTATACATATCTTCCGCTCGGGTATCGTTCCTTACGGAAGATCGAAGCGATTGTGCGGGAAGAAATGGATAAAAGCGGCGCACAAGAAATTCACTGTTCGTTTTTGCAGCCCATCGAATTATGGGAACAAACGGGACGTGCGGGAGCGTACGGTCCTGAGCTTGTTCGTTTGCATGATCGTCATGAGCGAGAATTTGTTCTAGGACCCACACATGAGGAAGTTTTCACGACGGTCGTTCGCAATGATATCAAGTCGTATCGCAAATTGCCCCTCATTTTGTATCAAATCCAAACCAAGTTTCGCGACGAACGGCGCCCCCGCTTCGGGTTGATGCGCGGACGTGAGTTTGTTATGAAAGATGCGTATTCTTTCGATTTGGATTGGGAAGGTTTGGATCGCTCCTACCGGGCCATGTATGATGCGTACAGCCGCATTTTTACTCGTTTGGGATTGAATTTCCGAGCGGTCGAAGCGGATGCGGGTGCGATTGGTGGAGAAGGCGGTACACATGAGTTCATGGTTTTGGCTGATGTGGGAGAAGATACGATTGCGTCATGTACCCAATGCGATTATGCAGCTAATATCGAAATGGCTTCCGCCGGTCGCAAGAGAAAGGAATATAAGGAAGTTTCCGTCGCAGAGAGGGAAAAATTTCATACCCCGGATATCAAGACGATCGATCAATTGAGCAGTACACTAGGGGTTGAACCTTCCTCGTTTATCAAAACGCTCATTTATCTGGCTGATGGTAAACCTGTTGCCGTACTCGTGCGCGGTGACCACGAAGTCAATGAAGTGAAGGTGAAAAATGTTCTTGGTGCAACAGAGGTTTCATTGGCTGATGAAGCGACGATCCGTCAGGTGACAGGTGCTCCTGTAGGTTTTGCGGGCCCTGTAGGCTTGAGTATTCCGTTGCTCGTCGATCTGGAAGTCGCAGAGATGGAAACCGCGATCTGCGGGGCGAACGAAGTGGACATGCATGTGCGCAATGTAAAGCCGGGACGAGACTTCCCGTTGGAGCAAGTGGCAGATGTTCGCAACGTGATCGTGGGGGATCAATGTCCTCATTGCGATGGTCATCTGGAATTTCACCGCGGAATTGAAGTGGGACATATCTTCAAATTAGGTACGAAATACAGTGAAGCGTTAGGTGCCACCTATCTTGATCAAAACGGAAAAGAGCAAGTGATGATCATGGGATGTTACGGTATCGGCGTTTCCCGCCTGCTTGCCGCGATCGTTGAACAAAGCCATGATGACAAAGGGATCATCTGGCCGCTTGCAGTGGCTCCGTTCCAAGTTCATATCGTACCTGTGAACATGAATGATCAGAATCAAGTGCAGTTAGCCGAACAGTTGTATGACCGTCTTGTTGAGGCAGGCGTGGAAGTCTTGCTCGATGACCGCGATGAACGTCCGGGTGTGAAGTTTAAAGACGCCGATCTGATCGGTTTGCCAATACGCATCACGATCGGCAAGCAGGCGGCTGAAGGTTTGGTCGAATTCAAAGAACGTAAGACGGAACAGGTGGAAGTTTTATCGCTTGAAGCGGTATACGAAAGAGTTCTCTCGCTGATCAAATCGTAA
- a CDS encoding glycosyltransferase family 2 protein encodes MLSLIIPAYNESQNIARVLDVVTQMNDFHEIIVVDDGSMDHTYQVASSYPVRVIRLEQNRGKGAAIAEGLKAAQCPFLVLLDADLIGLTPEHIRRLIRPVLEGEAVMTMGLFANGRFATDLAQKMTPSITGQRAFRRDVLEGLPQLEETRFGVDFVLTRHVKRLNLPVKTVFLDDVTQQIKEEKLGFSRGFVARLKMYWEILRVLVR; translated from the coding sequence ATGCTTTCACTGATCATTCCGGCGTACAATGAATCGCAGAACATCGCGCGTGTACTTGATGTTGTTACACAGATGAACGATTTTCATGAAATCATCGTTGTGGATGATGGATCCATGGATCATACGTATCAGGTGGCCTCAAGTTATCCCGTACGCGTCATCCGCTTGGAACAAAATCGCGGAAAAGGAGCGGCGATCGCTGAAGGACTCAAGGCCGCACAATGCCCTTTTCTCGTTTTATTAGATGCCGATTTGATCGGATTAACTCCGGAACACATACGTCGCCTGATCCGTCCGGTTTTGGAAGGTGAAGCTGTTATGACCATGGGCTTATTTGCAAATGGGAGGTTCGCAACGGATCTGGCGCAAAAAATGACACCTTCGATTACCGGGCAACGGGCTTTCCGACGGGATGTGCTGGAGGGACTTCCGCAATTGGAAGAGACTCGTTTCGGGGTTGATTTTGTACTTACGCGTCATGTCAAACGTTTGAACTTACCTGTAAAAACCGTCTTTTTGGATGATGTCACACAACAGATAAAAGAAGAAAAGCTGGGTTTTTCCCGTGGCTTTGTCGCACGTTTAAAGATGTACTGGGAGATCTTGCGGG